Part of the Crossiella cryophila genome, GGCCCGGTCCAGGAATCCGCGCAGGGCGGGCGAATCAGCGCCCTCGACCACGTTGACCACCACGGTGTTGCCGCGTGGGTCGACGTGCCAGCTCGCGACCTCGGCCGGGGCCTGTCTGGTCGCGGCGAGCTGGTCGAGGGTGGTCTTGGCGCGGTCCAGGACCCGCGCCGAGTGGGTGACCGGCACGGCTTCCGCGCCGGTGGCCCGGATCGCGGCGGCCTTGGCCGGGTCGGTGACCGCGACGACGAGCTTGCCGCGGCCGGGGTCGAACCAGGATCCGCCGAGGGACTCCCCCGCGGCGGATTCGGCGGCCGGGACCAGGCGGGAGGCATCGGCCTCCTGCTTCACCCGGACGACGGCCTGGCGTTCGGTGAGCCCGAGGTCCTGCCGCATGGCGGGCAGCAACCCAGGGGAGAGCACGGGATCGGCCATGGCGACCGGCGCGAGACCGGCGGCGGCCGACAGGGCGAGGGACACGGCGAGGCCCAACCGGACCGCGGCGCTGCGTGGCATCTGAATCTCCTTGTGGCGGAAGGAGGAACCTGGCGGCGGAGGTTCAGTGCGGACGCCCAACGTGACACGGTGGTCCAGACCGGTCAAGGACTCGGCCAACGCTGACCGCATCCGGACAACTCCGGGCGGGGACACCACAGACCCCCCGCCCGAACGGACAGGGGGCCGGTGGTGCAGGGGAAACAGGCTGTGCCGGGCAGGTGTGGCCTGCCGCCGGTTCAGGCGGTGAAGACCCGGAGTTCGGCGAGTTGTCCGGCGGGCCAGCCGGTGTTGCCGGTGATCCGCACCCGCAGGTAGCGCACGCCGGTGACCGGGAAACCAGCCGTGGCGGTGTTGCCGGTGGCGGGGTCGAAGGTGTATCCGCGTGCGCCCACGAGTTCGGTGTAGCCGGATCCGTTGGCACTGCCCAGGATGGTGGCGGTCTGGGTGCGCGCACCCCAGGCCGGGTTGGGCGGCAGGGCCAGGCCGACCCGGTTGACCTGGTGGGTCGAGCCCAGGTCCACGGTGATCTCCTGCGGGAAGGCGTTGCTGGCGCTTTCCCAGTAGCTGTCGGCGTTTCCGTCCACCGCGCGGGCCGCGACCAGGTCGAACACGTTGCTGCCGGCGCTGATCGGCTTGCCCTGGGCCACGTTCACGCCACCGGGCGGCGGAGTGCTGGTGGTGGTCGGGTTGCCGCCGCCACCGGGCTCGGGCCAGGTGCAGCCCGCCCACACGTGGTCCTGCCAGCCGTTGTTGCCGCCGCCGGCCTGCAGGCTGAAGCTGCCGTTGGGGTAGGGGCAGTTGTAGACCCCGGCCCGGCCGGTGCCGGTGGCGGTGACGTTGGCCGCGGTGATCGAGCCGCGGGTCTCGGCCTGCAGCACCACGGTGCGCGCGTCGCGCACGGTGGCGCCGTTGATGTGCACGCTGCTCACCGGCAGTCCCTTGCCGCCGCCGCTGACCGCCTGGATCGCGCTGTACGGGCTGTCCAGGAACTGGTTCCCGGTCAGCTCGACCCGCACCCCGCCCTCCACCGGATGGTCGTAGGAGTCGATGCGCAGCGCGCTCATCGGGTGTCCCCAGTTGGGGTTCATCGCACCGGCCCGCACGGTCACGTTGTCCCGCACCGCGATCGTGCCGGCCAAGGGAGTGAAGCCCCTGCCGGCCAGGAATTCCTGGTTGGAGATGGCGATGCCGCTGCCGAGGGCGTTGGTGTCCACGATGGCGTTGCGGGACACGGTGGTGTCGGTGCCGCCGTAGATCGCGATGCCGTTGGCCAGGTTGGGCTGCACGATGGTGTTGTGGCTGAAGGTGTTGCCGCGGTTGGCCGAGTGGATCGACCACATGGCCAGCGCGTCGTCACCGGTGTTGCGCAGGAAGTTGTTGCGCACCACCGAGTTGGTCACGGTGCCGTTGAAGTTGAGGCCGTCGGCCTTGAGGTCGAGGAAGCGGCTGTTCTCGATGGTGAGGTTGTTGTTGTTCGGGCCGACCAGCCACAGCCCGACCTTCTGGTGCTGGATCCAGATGTTGGACACCACGGATCCGTTGCCCAGACTGCCGTTGACGAAGTTGTCCGGCC contains:
- a CDS encoding discoidin domain-containing protein, producing MTDLPVRRLAPLAAALTAVVLTAATITVLSTAPAALAAPSADIPAGYGASVPFTTYEAESAATNGSAVGPDHTQGTVASEASGRRAVRLDPGQHVEFTLAGQANAVVVAHNVPRGQSGSLSVYLNGQKLPGKLALTARFGYLETAWIPGAKTHQLFQHARLLLGRQANAGDRVRLQVDGGDLPAIIDLADFEQVAGPAGQPANSVSITATGADPSGGGDSTGAINRAIAQARAQGRSVWIPPGDFRVTNKLEIDNVTVRGAGPWHATLRGTHLIDNASTSGTLRLHDFAVIGEVAQRVDERPDNFVNGSLGNGSVVSNIWIQHQKVGLWLVGPNNNNLTIENSRFLDLKADGLNFNGTVTNSVVRNNFLRNTGDDALAMWSIHSANRGNTFSHNTIVQPNLANGIAIYGGTDTTVSRNAIVDTNALGSGIAISNQEFLAGRGFTPLAGTIAVRDNVTVRAGAMNPNWGHPMSALRIDSYDHPVEGGVRVELTGNQFLDSPYSAIQAVSGGGKGLPVSSVHINGATVRDARTVVLQAETRGSITAANVTATGTGRAGVYNCPYPNGSFSLQAGGGNNGWQDHVWAGCTWPEPGGGGNPTTTSTPPPGGVNVAQGKPISAGSNVFDLVAARAVDGNADSYWESASNAFPQEITVDLGSTHQVNRVGLALPPNPAWGARTQTATILGSANGSGYTELVGARGYTFDPATGNTATAGFPVTGVRYLRVRITGNTGWPAGQLAELRVFTA